The genome window GTGATATCAAACGAGATACGAGTAAGTTTGGCACGCAGCTGCGGCGACAATCTTATTGAAATCCATCAgctttcaaattgatttatttcttatgAGTTTCTAAATTTAACgaattatgtttttgtttacaaacaCTTGTGCGTTTTTTTCTGCTTATGTTATTTACTTTCGTTAATCCGATAGGATATTTGGGGGCTTGCGAGTCTTTGcgaattattgaaaataaagttGAGCATAGTTTGTTTTGCTCTCCATACGATACTTGAAAGTAAGTTGCATTAAATGGTCTtagttttcatatttcttcTATCTGTGTATCTTATCATTGGAGACATTGAGCTGTCAGTTCCGTTTCGGTTCCCAAGATCAACTTACAATCGCAACCTAGATCTATGTGCTAAGTAAATGCATTATTGGCCTTCAACTGTCATTGTTTGCGGCGTCTCTTCCTTGGACAGATTTCGCAATCATGAGActgataattatttataataatattttcgaTTGATATTGCTAttggtatttgttgttgcatttgatttattattaaactcGCCGAGAACTCGAGAACCGGCAAAACTGACCGCAAAAAGTTGTTTGGTCATTTggtatttgtgtatttatcAACACTCGCCGCGTGATTGCGACGATTGTCGATGTGGATTTTGCTGTGGGCACAACAAAAACTGGCCACAAAACTGCGGTTAATCGCCTATTCAAAATGCTCAATTAAAGCCGATTAGTCGATTGCCCAGCTCAAATTTCCCTTCTCCgacaaatttaattgacattttttctttattttgtttttggcatttttatagTCTTTTCCCAAACATATCGATTacaatttcgatttcattgtgtttattgttatttattagcTACAATTTCCATTTGGGGACCATAAAAAGGGCAACCCCGAAAAATACAAGAGAAAGCAAAAGTTGAGAGTTTCGCATTCGGTTTTATTGCGAGTGTCGttttaattggttttattGTCGTTCGCAGGACGTGTTTCTGGCTCCTGGTCGTTGGCTATATTGTTAAGCAATTAATGGCCAACAATTAGGCGTTAATTGCATTTAGTTGACTGTCGACTGTTGACTGTTGACTGTCGACGATGCCCGCTTCATCCATAATCCACTCCAAATAGGCAGTTATCCTCGTGTACACGGTGGGCGCATCCACTTCGCACCCGTTGGCGCTGCCAAACGAGGTTATCCCTATCAAATAGCTGACATTGCCCCACCGATACACCAGCGGACCCCCTGAATCCCCTTGACAGGCGCCACGTCCGCCCTCGCCATCGGTGCAAATGTGTCGCCGAGCATTGACCAAACCGGGCAGGAAGAGGCAAATGCAACGCTGCTGCTCCAGCACTTTGACACTCGCATATTGCAGTCCATCGACTTGATCCGGTGTGCGTGCGGTGGCATTCAGCTCGTCGTCTGTCGTGGCGCCCCAGCCCGATGTGATGACTAATTGACCCTGCAACAGTGGCTGTTGCATGAACTGGCGAGCCAGCGCAATGGGTTGCACCCGCTCACTGGGCGTGACTTCATGTGGCAGACGTATCAAAGCCAGATCATGATAGCCCCCAAATCCCAGATAGCCTGGATACACATTAAAGTTACTGCGCGACACTTCGAATGTTGCCTCTGCTGCCGTGGCATTCGCATATGTTGTGGCACCCAAAAAGAGCTTGCCACCTGCCGCATTCGTCAGACAATGGCCTGCGGTCAGCACAAATTGCAGAGTTATAAGTGTGCCGCCACATTGTCGCAAGCTGCCGTTGTTTAGCTGGAGCAATAATGCAACTTGGTGGGGAAATTGTCCCGGCTCGGCGGCTTCTCCACGAGCGATGCGTGTGCTGATCCCAGCTGAACGCTCGTGAGTCACACATTGACGTTGCCACTGCTCATAACCCAGCTGCCAGCGCTGTGCATCGAGTTCCTCCTGCTGCTCTGACTCCTCTTCAACCGTCTCCTCTTGAGTGCTCCACGCGTGCGCCTGATGAATGCATGCAGCAACGGAAAGCAAAGCGAACGGAACTAGACACGTTAAGCTGGCCATCTCGTAGATCCAATCGACAGTGCTGAGTGGGCTCTTCACTTGAgtagtttgttgtttttatagcCCGGCACGTGTCTCTCGCTTCACTCCCCCCTTCCACGCtgttaattgaatttcgcCAAGCAGCTGTGCTGTTTGGCATTCAATTTCCACAGTTTCATGTAATTGCCGCACGTTTTGGCGATTATGTTGCTTAGGCCTTCGTCTACCGAAGTTAGGGAGACTTCTCCCAACTCCCAGCTGTAATTTCTGTTTGAGCATCTTGTCTTGACTGCAGTTTCCTTAATTACAATACACAAACTGAAGTCGGttcattcaatttcaaagCCTTCTTATCAATGCTGTGTTTTCCACTcgtttaatatttgttttatttcacttaCAGACTATGCTTTTAGCATTCTACTTAATTAATAGTTTTTGCGATTTGCGGTGTACTTATCAATGGATTTGAAGAGCTTTTACAATGCCTTCGTTCCTGGTATCATTGAGTAAATTGTGAGTAATTTGATAACGGCGCAAGTGATATCAGAAAACACTTGcaaaaacaatcaacaacatgttttatttattttttgtttttgcgcgCCAATCGTTAACGAGACAAATTGTCGGCGTACAgacatttttatgcgattgAGGCGTGTACAGTCATGTCTGCCTAAAATAAAGCTGATTACAAAAAATAGTTGATGGAATTGTAAGTAGATAATAACTAAGACAGTCGATGGAATTTAGCTGCTCATAAAAAGGTAACTTTTATTGGCAAGTTAAATTATAGTTAAAGAACAAGTTAAACTtttaactattaaataataatgataattctaatttatatatattttataattttataaacattttcttaaatattttttaataagaaaGACAATTGCATCTGATTTTGACAGATGACCCAAGCAATTTGAGTTTGTCAAGCTAAGAACTTAATGCagagttttcaattttcaaattctgattaagaataattaatctttaaatataaatataaataataattatgttttataaatttacgATTTATATACAttcgttaaaatatatatacaagaaGACAAGTGTATGTCATTTTGTTGGataaactacaaaaatgtatggactattaaaatttaagtattttcttatgtcataaatattttcccaGATTTTAAACTTTTGATAGATGTGTTAAATAGATAgaaaatttagtattattacCAGTCAGTCAAtcttttatatgtatatattcacAAATTTAGGAAATATTTCTTGAAAAGCAATCTTGCATCGCTAGAAATTTCTCACATATTCCGCAACTTGTTTTCCTACTCTATTCTCGAGTCAACATTATTGGATTTCATCTGTTTGGCAGTAGCTCTCGATGCTGTTATTGCCtatgctgttgctattgctgttattgttgttgttgctgctgttgttgtagctacTATTGTAGTCAACATTGCGTTGCTACTTGAAGCTTAGCTT of Drosophila nasuta strain 15112-1781.00 chromosome 3, ASM2355853v1, whole genome shotgun sequence contains these proteins:
- the LOC132790823 gene encoding brachyurin; this encodes MASLTCLVPFALLSVAACIHQAHAWSTQEETVEEESEQQEELDAQRWQLGYEQWQRQCVTHERSAGISTRIARGEAAEPGQFPHQVALLLQLNNGSLRQCGGTLITLQFVLTAGHCLTNAAGGKLFLGATTYANATAAEATFEVSRSNFNVYPGYLGFGGYHDLALIRLPHEVTPSERVQPIALARQFMQQPLLQGQLVITSGWGATTDDELNATARTPDQVDGLQYASVKVLEQQRCICLFLPGLVNARRHICTDGEGGRGACQGDSGGPLVYRWGNVSYLIGITSFGSANGCEVDAPTVYTRITAYLEWIMDEAGIVDSQQSTVDSQLNAINA